Proteins from a single region of Bacteroidota bacterium:
- a CDS encoding DUF1569 domain-containing protein, which yields MSSIFNLDDANAYIARIEKLTPITQHIWGSMTVSQMLAHIQEPIKVALGQTQPKRNIIGLIFGRLVKKSIVNEKPFKQGLPTDPSFVVSSERNFEQEKQQAIVLIRALQAGGPSGITNNKHPLFGKMSPEEWDTLTNKHLDHHLRQFGV from the coding sequence GTGAGCAGCATTTTTAATTTAGATGATGCGAATGCATACATCGCACGCATAGAAAAATTAACGCCTATTACACAACATATTTGGGGCAGCATGACTGTTTCACAAATGCTTGCCCATATTCAGGAGCCTATAAAAGTTGCATTGGGACAAACACAGCCAAAGCGCAATATCATCGGGTTAATTTTTGGGCGGTTGGTTAAAAAATCGATTGTTAATGAAAAACCTTTTAAACAAGGTTTACCTACTGACCCCAGTTTTGTTGTTTCCTCTGAACGGAATTTTGAACAGGAAAAACAACAGGCGATTGTTTTAATACGCGCTTTACAAGCCGGTGGTCCTTCAGGCATTACGAATAATAAACATCCTTTATTTGGAAAAATGTCGCCTGAAGAATGGGATACCCTTACCAATAAACATCTTGACCACCATTTGCGACAATTTGGTGTATAG
- a CDS encoding acyl-CoA desaturase, producing MKGKIKFVERPRTEFFATLRGRVNQYFEDNKIEKTGDWRMFIKTLVMLTLYLGPFVLILTNILPLWVFFIMWMIMGIGASGMGMAVMHDANHGAYSKNKFVNRMLGRSIYLVGGSKFTWIVQHNVLHHTYTNIYGMDEDIDDKPILRLSPHGKLSFIHRYQHIYAPFIYSLATLGWTLNKDFKQLIRYNKNGLTKGTGGNPTTEMIKLIFSKIFYFAFIFGLPLLFTDYNFGYILLGFLILQVTTGLFVTTIFQLAHVVEDTDHPVPTDNGEIENAWAIHQLETTANFAKKNRILSWFVGGLNYQVEHHLFYNICHIHYKKIAPIVKKTAQEFGIPYYEKATFWDSLGSHIRVLKKIGNNYATN from the coding sequence ATGAAAGGAAAAATCAAATTTGTCGAAAGACCCAGAACTGAGTTTTTCGCCACGCTGCGTGGTAGGGTTAACCAATATTTTGAAGACAACAAGATTGAAAAAACAGGCGATTGGCGCATGTTTATCAAAACGTTGGTGATGCTTACCCTGTATTTAGGTCCATTTGTCCTGATTCTTACCAATATATTACCACTTTGGGTATTTTTTATCATGTGGATGATTATGGGTATTGGTGCATCCGGAATGGGTATGGCAGTTATGCACGATGCAAACCATGGTGCTTATTCTAAAAATAAATTTGTGAACCGTATGCTGGGCCGATCCATCTATCTGGTAGGTGGCAGCAAGTTTACCTGGATTGTTCAACACAATGTATTACATCATACATATACCAATATTTATGGTATGGATGAAGATATTGATGATAAACCGATTCTAAGATTATCACCACACGGTAAATTGAGTTTCATACATCGTTATCAGCATATTTATGCGCCTTTTATTTATAGCCTTGCAACATTAGGTTGGACTTTAAATAAAGACTTCAAACAATTAATTCGTTATAACAAAAACGGACTTACAAAAGGTACAGGTGGCAATCCAACAACTGAAATGATTAAACTTATTTTCAGTAAAATATTTTATTTCGCATTTATTTTCGGCTTACCATTGTTATTTACTGATTATAACTTCGGCTATATTTTATTAGGCTTTCTAATATTGCAGGTAACTACAGGATTGTTTGTTACTACTATTTTTCAATTGGCACACGTAGTTGAAGACACTGATCATCCGGTGCCTACAGATAATGGTGAAATAGAAAATGCATGGGCAATTCACCAATTAGAAACAACAGCAAATTTTGCAAAGAAAAACAGAATCTTAAGCTGGTTTGTTGGGGGATTAAATTATCAGGTTGAACATCACTTATTTTATAATATTTGTCATATCCACTATAAGAAAATTGCGCCTATCGTTAAAAAAACAGCACAGGAGTTTGGAATTCCATACTACGAGAAAGCAACTTTTTGGGATTCATTGGGCTCACATATCAGGGTGCTCAAAAAAATAGGAAATAACTACGCAACCAACTAA
- the typA gene encoding translational GTPase TypA, which yields MQEIRNIAIIAHVDHGKTTLVDKILHHCQLFSKEHSELILDNNELERERGITIVSKNVSVNYKGFKINIIDTPGHADFGGEVERVLNMADGALVLVDAFEGPMPQTRYVLSKAIALGLKPCVVINKVDKDNCKPDEVHESMFDLMFNLGATEDQLDFPTVYGSAKFGWMSDDYKVQTTDVSALLEMVIKHVPTPKIVHGTTQLQVTSIDFSSYIGRIAVGRVARGSVKAGQPVSLVKRDGSIVKSRIKDLFIFEGLGKAKTDEVTCGDICAVTGIEGFEIADTICDFENPEALPGIPIDEPTMSMLFKSNDSPFFGKEGKFVTSRHLRDRLHKEIEKNLALRIEPTNSADSFMVFGRGILHLGILVETMRREGYELQLGQPKVIIKMIDGQKCEPIEILAVETTEETAGKVIEAVSKRKGEMITMHAKGDRTHLEFNIPSRGIIGLRTNVLNITQGEAIMSHRFKAYEPWKGDIPSRINGVLIVHETGSSIAYAMDKLQDRGFFFIGTGEDVYQGQVIGEHSRDNDLVVNITKTKKLTNMRASGSDDKVSLAPPHRMTLEEAMEYIDEDELVEVTPLNIRLRKIHLLEHERKKAGSMVEMD from the coding sequence ATGCAGGAAATAAGAAATATTGCGATTATTGCGCACGTTGACCACGGTAAAACAACATTGGTCGACAAAATTTTACACCATTGTCAACTGTTCTCAAAAGAACATAGTGAACTCATTTTGGATAATAATGAACTGGAACGTGAACGCGGTATTACTATCGTTTCTAAAAACGTTTCTGTTAACTATAAAGGATTCAAAATCAACATTATAGATACACCGGGCCACGCCGACTTTGGCGGTGAGGTTGAACGTGTGTTAAACATGGCCGATGGCGCTTTGGTGCTGGTAGATGCCTTTGAAGGCCCTATGCCACAAACGCGTTACGTATTAAGTAAAGCAATTGCACTTGGTTTAAAACCTTGTGTGGTTATTAATAAGGTAGATAAAGATAATTGTAAGCCTGATGAGGTGCATGAATCAATGTTCGACCTCATGTTTAACCTCGGCGCAACCGAAGACCAGTTGGATTTCCCAACCGTTTACGGTTCTGCTAAGTTTGGCTGGATGAGTGATGACTACAAAGTGCAAACTACTGATGTTAGCGCATTACTCGAAATGGTTATCAAACACGTGCCTACACCTAAAATTGTACACGGAACAACACAGTTACAGGTTACCAGTATCGATTTCTCCAGCTATATCGGAAGAATTGCTGTAGGAAGAGTAGCACGCGGTTCGGTTAAGGCCGGACAGCCGGTTTCACTTGTAAAACGCGATGGTAGTATTGTTAAATCACGTATTAAAGACCTCTTTATATTCGAAGGTTTAGGTAAAGCCAAAACTGACGAAGTAACGTGTGGTGATATTTGTGCCGTAACCGGAATTGAAGGTTTTGAAATTGCCGATACCATCTGCGATTTTGAAAATCCGGAAGCCTTACCTGGAATTCCAATCGATGAACCTACTATGAGCATGTTGTTTAAAAGCAACGACTCGCCGTTTTTTGGTAAAGAAGGTAAATTTGTTACAAGCCGCCACCTGCGCGACCGTTTACATAAAGAAATTGAGAAAAATCTTGCTCTCCGTATTGAACCGACCAATAGTGCCGATTCATTTATGGTGTTTGGTCGTGGTATTCTCCATTTGGGTATTTTAGTGGAAACCATGCGCCGCGAAGGTTATGAGCTCCAACTTGGTCAACCAAAGGTAATCATCAAAATGATCGATGGTCAAAAATGTGAGCCAATCGAGATCCTGGCTGTTGAAACTACTGAAGAAACTGCCGGAAAGGTTATCGAAGCAGTAAGTAAACGCAAAGGTGAAATGATTACCATGCATGCAAAAGGCGATCGCACACACCTGGAGTTTAACATACCGTCACGTGGTATCATCGGTTTAAGAACCAACGTATTAAACATCACACAAGGTGAAGCAATTATGAGTCACCGCTTTAAAGCATATGAACCTTGGAAAGGTGATATCCCATCTCGTATTAATGGTGTATTAATTGTTCATGAAACAGGTTCTTCTATTGCTTATGCCATGGATAAGCTGCAGGACCGCGGGTTCTTCTTTATTGGAACCGGTGAAGATGTATACCAGGGACAGGTAATTGGTGAACATAGCCGTGATAACGACCTTGTTGTAAATATTACAAAAACTAAAAAACTTACCAATATGCGCGCCAGTGGTAGCGACGATAAAGTATCGTTAGCACCGCCACACCGCATGACGCTTGAAGAAGCAATGGAATATATCGATGAAGATGAATTAGTAGAGGTTACACCTTTAAATATCAGGCTGCGTAAAATCCATTTATTGGAGCATGAACGCAAAAAAGCCGGCTCTATGGTAGAAATGGATTGA
- a CDS encoding RDD family protein, which translates to MRTIDILTTQNVTINYELADAKDRIFATIIDYIIEWLAIFILSLIFIQGFGMHDDYFQYVFSLPIIFFYFFVSEVVMDGQTIGKKILSIKVVKLTGEQPSINDYLMRWALRPVDVLFSLGSIGILMVSSSDKAQRLGDIIANTTVIKLNPTQRLQLNDLLKIRTTTNHEPTYPQVRNFTEPEMLLLKEVMDKSLKYRNDSHEEALEQACQLVKQRLHLEKIPADRATFIRTLIKDYVALSR; encoded by the coding sequence ATGCGCACAATTGATATTCTAACCACCCAAAACGTTACTATCAACTACGAACTGGCTGATGCCAAGGATAGAATATTTGCTACTATAATCGATTATATCATTGAATGGTTAGCCATTTTTATCCTTTCACTTATTTTTATACAGGGGTTTGGCATGCACGACGATTATTTTCAATACGTTTTTTCTTTACCCATCATATTTTTTTACTTTTTTGTCAGTGAAGTGGTAATGGACGGACAAACCATCGGGAAAAAGATATTGTCTATTAAAGTTGTGAAACTCACGGGGGAGCAGCCTTCTATTAACGATTACCTCATGCGTTGGGCGCTTCGTCCGGTTGATGTTTTGTTTTCACTCGGATCAATAGGCATTTTGATGGTTAGCTCTTCCGATAAGGCACAACGGCTCGGCGATATTATAGCTAATACAACAGTCATCAAACTCAATCCCACACAACGTTTACAGTTGAATGACCTGCTTAAAATCAGAACCACCACCAACCACGAACCAACGTATCCGCAGGTGCGCAATTTTACTGAACCTGAAATGTTACTGTTGAAAGAGGTTATGGACAAAAGCCTCAAATACCGAAATGATAGCCACGAAGAAGCCCTGGAACAAGCTTGCCAGTTGGTAAAACAACGGTTACATCTCGAAAAAATACCCGCCGACCGTGCTACCTTTATCCGCACGCTGATAAAAGATTATGTGGCATTAAGCCGTTAG
- a CDS encoding stage II sporulation protein M, translating to MRETHFIQQNKGKWDEFEEKFENETDPEKASNLFIQITDDLSYARTYYPNRSVKIYLNNIAQKVFQSIYKNKVRRRQKFKLFWSDELPQKMYESRKQLLFTTVLFTVAFFIGVFSSMHDPNFAKFIMGEDYIEMTETNIEKNDPMAVYKGSSQTDMVLGITFNNLRVAFFTLVFGIFFGVGTAYFILYNGIMVGTFQYFFIQRGLFQESFLAIWVHGALEISAIVIAGTAGITLGRGLLFPGTFTRLQSFRINGLRAVQIFLGITPIIILAGINESYLTRYTETPDIVRAILIFLEFGFMLFYFVIYPARKAKKGFNVSRKSDEIPVSKIPEVQFSKIKTNGEIFADSFSVFRKFFTPIFTIIFFIALAYTGILIWKVIPISEIYHQTGMIDITMFTEAFSDIQGLLNYTNVMRYNESMGIYTTGNGFPLFALNVIALTLILSLALSIIQQTRAKATAFSYKEYGKFILKRGLPVLVLSALLHVILFLDSDFFLLVFFVAVPVVIIMLTDMIKQGRVQGSMLNKTRYFFKQFLPVQLLYLPLLLFSLMMALISHTVITYFNVELIKWNIPFDPFIYELIQDFTITFFLILTVFFQIAMVAVNMSLMYFSYNEIETADDLQERLQQLSTPKASNVLQ from the coding sequence ATGCGGGAAACACATTTCATTCAACAAAATAAGGGTAAGTGGGACGAGTTTGAGGAGAAGTTCGAAAACGAAACTGATCCTGAAAAAGCCAGTAATCTGTTTATTCAGATAACCGACGACCTGAGTTATGCCCGTACTTATTATCCAAACCGTTCGGTAAAAATATATCTGAACAATATTGCACAAAAGGTTTTCCAATCCATTTATAAAAATAAAGTAAGGCGCAGACAAAAGTTCAAGTTATTTTGGTCGGATGAACTTCCACAAAAAATGTATGAATCGCGCAAGCAATTATTATTTACTACAGTTTTGTTTACGGTTGCTTTTTTTATCGGTGTTTTCTCTAGTATGCACGACCCGAATTTTGCAAAATTTATTATGGGAGAAGATTATATTGAGATGACTGAAACAAACATAGAAAAAAATGACCCTATGGCTGTATATAAAGGAAGCAGTCAAACGGATATGGTTTTAGGAATCACATTTAACAACTTACGTGTTGCATTTTTCACTTTAGTTTTCGGAATATTTTTCGGTGTGGGTACAGCCTATTTTATTTTATACAATGGCATTATGGTAGGCACCTTTCAATACTTTTTTATTCAAAGAGGTTTATTCCAGGAATCTTTTTTAGCCATTTGGGTGCATGGTGCTTTAGAAATATCTGCTATTGTAATTGCAGGAACAGCCGGCATAACGTTAGGGCGCGGGTTATTATTTCCGGGCACCTTTACACGATTACAGTCGTTCAGGATTAACGGATTACGCGCCGTGCAAATATTTTTAGGCATCACACCGATTATTATTCTTGCCGGCATTAACGAAAGTTACCTGACACGTTATACGGAAACACCGGATATTGTGCGTGCTATTTTAATTTTTCTGGAGTTTGGTTTTATGTTATTTTATTTTGTTATTTATCCTGCGCGAAAAGCTAAAAAAGGATTTAATGTGAGCCGTAAATCAGATGAAATTCCGGTGAGTAAAATTCCGGAAGTTCAATTTTCAAAAATCAAAACCAATGGTGAAATTTTTGCAGATAGTTTTTCCGTCTTTAGAAAATTTTTTACCCCAATATTTACCATTATCTTTTTTATTGCGCTGGCCTATACCGGTATATTAATTTGGAAAGTAATTCCCATTTCAGAAATATACCATCAAACCGGTATGATTGATATAACCATGTTTACAGAAGCGTTTTCAGATATTCAGGGCTTGCTCAATTATACTAATGTTATGCGGTATAACGAAAGCATGGGAATATATACAACCGGTAATGGTTTTCCGTTATTTGCGCTCAATGTAATTGCATTAACATTAATATTGTCACTGGCTTTAAGCATAATACAGCAGACCAGAGCAAAAGCCACCGCATTCAGTTATAAGGAATATGGAAAATTTATTTTAAAGCGCGGGTTACCGGTACTTGTGCTAAGCGCATTGCTGCATGTGATATTATTTTTAGATTCTGATTTTTTCCTGCTCGTGTTTTTTGTTGCAGTGCCTGTTGTTATTATCATGCTTACTGATATGATTAAACAGGGTCGTGTTCAGGGCAGCATGTTGAATAAAACTAGATATTTTTTCAAACAGTTTCTGCCCGTTCAATTATTATATCTTCCTTTATTATTATTTAGTTTAATGATGGCATTAATCAGCCATACTGTTATTACCTATTTTAATGTGGAACTGATAAAATGGAATATACCATTTGACCCATTTATTTACGAATTAATACAAGACTTTACCATCACCTTTTTCCTGATACTAACAGTATTTTTCCAGATAGCCATGGTGGCTGTAAATATGTCGCTGATGTATTTTAGTTATAATGAAATTGAAACCGCTGATGATTTACAGGAGCGTTTACAACAATTGTCTACACCTAAAGCCAGTAACGTTTTACAATGA